Proteins from a single region of Candidatus Palauibacter soopunensis:
- a CDS encoding transcription antitermination factor NusB, which produces MNPRAAAHRILGEVRRGKLSDRAASRILPAVDPADRGLALDIAFGCLRLRARLDAWIGVCADRPPSRMDRAVRDWLRIGAYQLTELRTPDHAAVGETVGAARSALGRRRAGYVNAVLRTLARRREADAGDGPGALAGDDPFPDPDVDPVGHLCSWGSHPEWLVRRWLARWELADVRRLVEQQNRPPDVVVRMLTGDDPAPPDGVELEPVPGWPRSFRLERGLPETALSGLRAVIQDPAASAVVDYAGDGLAEPVLDVCAAPGTKTLGLAAEYGVRVVALDISRRRLARLRAPAPPLGLPVSAAVADAPRLTVADAGTVLADVPCTGTGVLRRRADARWRLGQQGLDDLVALQREIVDACAAAVRPGGLLVYSTCSLEREENEEQVDAFLDRRPDYRREPPGADARSDCVTPRGDLFVRPWLTGTDGAYAARLRRIA; this is translated from the coding sequence TTGAACCCCCGCGCGGCGGCCCACCGGATTCTGGGCGAGGTGCGGCGCGGGAAGCTCTCGGACCGCGCGGCATCCCGCATCCTTCCGGCCGTGGACCCGGCCGACCGCGGACTCGCGCTGGACATCGCGTTCGGCTGCCTCCGCCTGCGCGCCCGCCTCGATGCCTGGATCGGGGTCTGCGCGGACCGGCCGCCGTCCCGCATGGACCGGGCGGTGCGCGACTGGCTTCGCATCGGCGCGTACCAGTTGACGGAGCTGCGGACGCCGGACCACGCGGCGGTGGGCGAAACCGTCGGCGCGGCGCGTTCCGCCCTGGGGCGCCGACGCGCGGGGTACGTGAACGCCGTCCTCCGGACGCTCGCGAGGCGCCGTGAGGCCGATGCCGGCGACGGTCCGGGCGCGCTTGCGGGCGACGATCCGTTTCCCGATCCGGACGTGGATCCGGTGGGACACCTGTGCTCGTGGGGTTCGCACCCGGAGTGGCTCGTCCGGCGGTGGCTCGCGCGCTGGGAGCTGGCGGACGTGCGGCGGCTCGTTGAACAGCAGAACCGGCCGCCGGACGTCGTCGTACGCATGCTGACCGGGGACGATCCGGCGCCGCCCGACGGCGTGGAACTCGAGCCGGTGCCCGGTTGGCCGCGCTCCTTCCGGCTCGAGAGGGGACTGCCGGAGACGGCGCTCTCCGGCCTGCGGGCCGTGATTCAGGACCCTGCGGCCTCCGCCGTGGTAGATTACGCAGGGGACGGGCTCGCGGAGCCCGTACTCGACGTGTGCGCGGCGCCGGGCACGAAGACCCTCGGGCTCGCCGCGGAGTACGGGGTGCGGGTCGTGGCGCTCGACATCTCGCGCCGGCGGCTGGCCCGCCTCCGCGCGCCCGCCCCCCCGCTCGGGCTGCCGGTGAGCGCGGCGGTCGCCGACGCGCCGCGGCTTACGGTCGCCGATGCCGGGACCGTGCTGGCCGACGTGCCCTGCACGGGCACCGGAGTGCTGCGGCGGCGGGCCGACGCCCGCTGGCGGCTCGGACAGCAGGGCCTCGACGACCTCGTGGCGCTGCAGCGCGAGATCGTGGACGCGTGCGCCGCGGCCGTGAGGCCGGGCGGGCTGCTCGTGTACAGCACGTGTTCGCTCGAACGCGAGGAGAACGAAGAACAGGTGGACGCCTTCCTGGACCGCAGGCCCGACTACCGGCGCGAGCCGCCGGGCGCGGACGCGCGCAGCGATTGCGTGACGCCGCGCGGCGATCTCTTCGTGCGCCCGTGGCTCACCGGCACGGACGGCGCGTACGCCGCGCGTCTGCGGCGGATCGCGTGA
- a CDS encoding PASTA domain-containing protein gives MKLLRAVLLFAVLFGAGYLYAAVRLFPAAEDPTDVDFTEIPDLTGVSLAEAGERLSALGLVSAEQGRLHHGEIPAGAVVAQRPLPGQLARAGDTVVLTASAGIETRRVPDLAGLPGGEAATLLTRLGFEIDIEETDESAVAGAIRTEPAAGTSLPLPARVRLFVSQGKAIVSVPDLQGRHVDDLELLLEEVDLRLGAVRYQVEAPEVQGRVIFQSPAPGSALRGEGLVSVIVAGTPPDSATADLTRDAARDTVPATPGDREGQVEG, from the coding sequence GTGAAACTCCTGCGCGCGGTCCTCCTCTTCGCCGTCCTGTTCGGCGCCGGCTACCTGTACGCCGCGGTCCGGCTCTTCCCGGCGGCGGAAGATCCGACCGACGTGGACTTCACCGAGATCCCGGACCTCACGGGCGTATCCCTGGCCGAGGCCGGGGAACGCCTCTCCGCGCTGGGGCTCGTCTCCGCCGAGCAGGGCCGGCTCCACCACGGCGAGATTCCCGCCGGCGCCGTCGTCGCCCAGCGGCCGCTCCCCGGCCAGCTCGCCCGCGCCGGCGACACGGTCGTGCTCACGGCGAGCGCCGGTATCGAAACGCGCCGCGTGCCCGATCTCGCCGGACTTCCGGGCGGCGAGGCCGCGACCCTCCTCACCCGTCTCGGCTTCGAAATCGATATCGAGGAGACCGACGAGAGCGCCGTCGCCGGCGCGATCCGGACCGAGCCCGCCGCGGGGACGAGCCTTCCTCTCCCCGCCCGCGTCCGCCTCTTCGTCAGCCAGGGGAAGGCGATCGTCTCCGTTCCCGATCTCCAGGGTCGCCACGTGGACGACCTCGAGCTGCTCCTCGAGGAGGTCGATCTGCGGCTCGGCGCCGTCCGCTACCAGGTCGAGGCTCCCGAGGTGCAGGGCCGCGTCATCTTTCAGAGTCCGGCCCCCGGCTCCGCCCTGCGGGGGGAGGGGCTCGTCTCCGTGATCGTGGCCGGGACGCCGCCCGACTCGGCCACCGCGGATCTCACGAGGGACGCCGCCCGCGACACGGTTCCCGCGACCCCCGGCGATCGGGAGGGCCAGGTGGAGGGCTAG